The genomic window ACTTAATGTTACACTTAAGGAtataaaagaagataaagttaCATTTCCTATCCTTAGGGAACCTGACAGAGACAGacgtgaaaacaaaaaaaacctgcagTCCTGTGTGACCGTGACAAAAGAAATAGTCACGAGGAATAATACTAAGCCCAAAAGGAGAGACTAGTCAATTCTGCATTGGAGGAAGAGTCACCGAGGAAGGCTCTAAGAAAGGAAGACAATGCTTGAAGgtcgacttaaaaaaaaaaaaaaaaaaaagtcctccaaGTGGACTGGGGGAAACAGGAAAAGCGGGGCTCTCCAGAAAAGGAAAGAGCACGTATAAAAGCACCAAGGCCCAAAGAGCACAGTCAGTTCAAAGAAATGCACACAGGTTATCACAGTGATTAACAGACAGTACCCGTCAACCATTCCAATCTCCACTCCCACCGCTCTCTTTCTCCTGATGCTGAACAACAGGACATAGGAGATACAGTTTTCTGCTCGCTTAAGTCTCATTTCCTAAAGAGAAGAACCATCCTCTAACCTCCTCTCCAAACAGAGACCTGGAAAAGGACAGGACAAGCGACCTTGCCCATCAGGAGGAGCAGTGACATAGTGACCACCCTACAGAAAACAGCTCTCCGGCAGCTTTGCTACCGACTGCCTTACCCAGCCTTTTATTGTCTTGGTGGCATTTATTACTACCAGAAATTACACTGTCTAGTCTTTCTTTCTTACACTCCTAGTCAttcatttgctgaatgaatggatatttCTTTGTCTTATCCAAcatgcagattttaaaaattaaaacaaagcaagatAAGATTTCACTTGTATAAGATACTCAATACTTTATATTTAATAGTatttctatgcccctccccaattgTCTCCCCAAAACTGTCTAGTGCTCAATCTAAATAGCATCCCTcagcccccaattttttttttccctacagaaaatgtatgaaacaaaatGTCTCCAAAATTAACACCTAAATAGTTTAACTCTGCTCTATTCCCACCCAGATATTTCATTGCAGTATCTTTGGACCAAAGTGAACAGCTAGCAAACATGGATAGAGGGTTATACCAACTACAAACTGATGTTTTGTTTCAGTGAAACATGTttaaggaaaaatggaaggaaggctACTCCATGcttaaggaaagaaaaccacGTCCtgctaataaaacaaaaatatctaaggcaaaaagaaaaaagtgaccaATGTTGTTAGAAAGCAGGTAATACATGGTATCTGTAAGAAAGTCAccaatttttagaaatttgtgTCACTGATAACTAACTCTTAGAGATCAGGCTCTGCCCAAACCACGTGTTCTATAAAGTGTCTAACAAGGTACTATCCTTTGCAATCTGTTTATCCAATTGGCCACTTCACTTTAAGGTTCTTTTGAGCCACCCACCACTATTTTCAGAATCATAGGTTTCAGGCTCCTTGAGTCACAGATGGGATGGTCTTTCTCCAGCTTAGAGGGAACCAGTACCACGAGCTCAGCAAGGCCATCAGTAACCTGATTAAAGGTTTTGTTACAAATAGTAGATCAGGACTCGAGAAGCAACTTCGCAGGTCCACATACTGTGAAAAAACGGACTTTTACTATGAATCTATTTCATGACTCATAAAGGTTCGAGTAAGAGCTAAATCTTGCCTTGCCAAATCCATTTCTCAATATAAATGCCATGTACAATTACACAGTGAATCCACTCTAACCCTTTTTTTATAGGAGTTACAAAAAGAAGCCTTTAAACCCCTCTAGGGacaaatttattttcctcagCCAAGTGTTAACACCAATAAATGGAGGGTTTACATGTAATTCCTaaaaggagacagacagaaattACCAACCACGCTATGACTTTTTAACTAAGCATTTCATTTAATCACACTTGTATAATAGGGCAAGTTAAaagtgcaatttttttaaaaatatgacatccAAATTTTGCTCCAGAAATTTAAAGCACACTTTCCAGAATTGTATATTCAAACAAATGTTTTGAAGCTATGTCCTTTCTATACACAAGTGGACATCACACTAAGACCATGTATTTACTCACAGGCCCAAGCAGACAATGAATGGGCTAAACGGCGAGATCTCTTTGTTTGTATCAACTGCTCATTGGTGACCCAGCAACCCAGAACTGCATTCTCTTTCCTGGATTCCATGAGAGGCTGGTTAGTGAGAACTACTTCTCTGATATAAGTattctttagaaaaaaacaaatcaagactTAAAGGCAGAACTTACATTATTACAAACCATAATAGCTAGTTTGTGATAATTCGTGTTACCAGGTTATCagtatcaagaatgaaaaagggacATTCCTCTTAGAAAAATGGATCCCTCTGGACAACCATTATagtccaaaaaaacaaaactgacattTCTTCACACACAAATAATACGAAGGTGGCAACATATAAGGTCTCaaatgatcaaaaaaaaaatgaaatggcccTAAGACCAATAAAGAAACACATCtcataaaattaatgtttatgatGGATTTTAATCACGTGAAATTAAGAGGACCACTTAAGACAactgaaaaagcagaaaacaagaaattttaCATGAAGAGTCAAAGATGCACATATTCTCAACTTTTTCGTCCCCAGTCAGAAATGTTCTAATCTGCCAAACACTCAGGCAAATGGCTGATGTCACATAACTGCCTCCAATGCCTTCATGTTCCAACTTCACTGATCAATCAGGAGGAATCTGACTGCGAACCAGTCTGTGCTTTCAGGCTCAGGACAGTTCAGCAACCCTTACAGGCACCCCCTTTTAATTGTTTATTATACGACGCCTGCAAGAtgagcaaaaataagaaaataataccattCATACACCCACCAGCCAAACATAAATAATCACCGTTAATGCTTTGATACTTTTAAGAcaccctccttctttcttcctcctcttccttccactTACTTCTCCCCTGACCATACCCAGAAAACCACTGTGTCCTCACCCAGAGAACCCCTTTCTGAAACTGCTGAGCACAGTGGCATTCTCCACCAGAACCTGTGGGCGCCGTGGTGAGAAGCACTCGCATGCGTAGGCGCCGCCTGCCTGCCTGGGGCCTGGAACGCTGGAACCACCACGGAAGCAGCTTCCAAGTGCTCAAGGACTCCTGCAAAACACCACTTACTGTGCCGGGCATATGACTTCTCTCGTTCTTCCCATTCTGAGAGCTGCCGttcttgagtttctttttctttttggctgtttctttgtgctctttctgttTGTTCTGTACTTCAATGAGAACAGAAATGAAGctgtttttcacttccttttcgaACTCCAGTTCATCTCGCAGGGCCAGCTGCTGCACCAGCTCCTCGGAGTATTCCTTGATGGCAGTCTCAATTTCTTCCAGTAGCTCATTTAATTCAGATACCGAGAGCCTTTTTACTCCTGCGGCCAGAAGCAAAGCACAGCAGATACTAAGACAAAAATATTTCGGGAGACGAGCACAACAGGCGGTTTCATGCCAAAAGAGCAGACACCATACTCTAAGCAATGAAACTGTTCACAATCTTCTCATAATCCTCAAACTTCTGGTGGGCAGGACTGAGCAGAGGTAGGTAGCAAAGTTACTTCTCAAGAGGCTGAGAAGTGTAACAACATTCTTTACTTGTCTAACTCAATCATCCCACCAACAGCACTCCAGTCAAGACTAAAAAAAGCTTgaacaagaaacagaacaaacacaaAAGCTGAGGGAGAGTACCCAAACTACCTGCTGACAAGAAACTGCAAGCAACTTGGCAGGGTTCTAGCACACTTCAAAAGACAGAAGTCGATTTGAAACAATTaaactaaatacatatttaatcaCATATGGCCCAATGTGTGAATTTTTTTGAAgattgggaagaaagaaggaaggccTACTCCCTAAAACCCACTTCAGATTTTTCTCAGCACTTCTCCTCATGTGAGGCTATGATGTCACTAAAGTCCCAAtacccaggacctcagaatgtgactgtatttggagatggggtctttacaaagataattaagttaaaatgaggttgttagggtgggctctaatccagtgtgagtggtgtccttataaaatgacaagattggggcgcctgggtggctcagtcggttgggcggccgacttcggctcaggtcatgatctcgcggtcagtgagttcaagccccgcgtcgggctctgtgctgacggctcagagcctggagcctgtttcagattctgtgtctccctctctctgaccctcccccgttcatgctctgtctctctctgtcccaaaaaataaataaatgttaaaaaaaaaatttttttaaatgacaagatTAGGACAGAGATACATGCAAAGACAAGACCAcgggaggacagagagaagacatctacaagccaaggagagagaccccagaagaaaccaaacctgccaacaccttcatCTTGAACCTCTAGCCTCCAGACCTCTGAGAGGATAAATTCCCGTTGTTTAAGCCCCTGGCATGTGGTACTTCATTACACAGCCCAAGCCGACTAGTACAGGATTCAAAGGTGAATGTGACAAAGTCCCTAAGCAATGATAAAGATATGCCCGAGTATTACTAGAGGGCTGAAGAAGGGTGCATAACTTAGCCTTTGGAGTGAAAGCTTTCTGGAGATGGTTTGAGATGCACAGGAAGTCTAAAGAGCATGGATTGAAGGAGGGTGTCTTACTCTCTTCATAACTGCTAGTACTGGACCTCTTAAGAGTCTGGATTTCCTGGGACAGCATCGACAGCCGATCTGACTGCGTGGGTGTCTCGTCATCTTCTGGGTCTGGAGATTCCTGCAtcatttcttcaatttcttcaataaCCTTCCAAAATACACACACCACTGTTAATCAGATATACTTGGGAAAAACAATCTCTCTGCAACATGGCGCTCATGAGGCAACCGGAAAAGAAGGGCACTGAAATATCCACTAACCAACACTGTGCAGAAGTTGGTGTTCTGAATAATCACAATTTTGACTGTTAAGAGTGAACATGGTttatcaaggaaataaaatttacaatatgCTGAACACAAAATTAAACAGAGTAATATTTAATATGCCCATCATGATTCAGTAGATCTATCAGATCTTGAAGGTCTGAGAAATGGTGCAAAACACAGGTACAATTTACCTTACAAATGCTAGAACCAGATCATCGTTACagtcaaaagaaagcaaatgacagAAAACTCACCATATGACACATGCAAGTAATCAATCGAAAGCCATTTAATCAAACTgacataaaatttttgaaatacaacagtataaaaaataaagcaagaaattaCCTTTATAGCagtaaaattttcctttaatggcagaaaaggaatttcatatattaattccATGAAAGATTAAGAGATATTCAAAAATTACGTGACATGTAGAagcttaaagggaaaaaaagaagctgcACAAAAACACGAAAATTTCAGAACCATCTTTCAAACAATGATCTACTGTCATGTGCAACGCTGCTCAAATCTTCCAACAGTACCTTGTCCTgctccactttttaaaagttgaggatacagggggcgcctgggtggcgcagtcggttaagcgtccgacttcagccaggtcacgatctcgcggtccgtgagttcgagccccgcgtcaggctctgggctgatggctcagagcctggagcctgtttccgattctgtgtctccctctctctctgcccctcccccgttcatgctctatctctctctgacccaaaaataaaaaataaaaaacgttgaaaaaaaaaaaatttaaaaaaataaataaaaataaaaataaaagttgaggaTACAGAAGTCAGTGAGAATGTAAAACCACAAAAATTACTCAACAGTTAGAAAAAATAGgtctaagagttaaaaaaaaaaaaaaaggaaaaaagaaactattaagaAAACATTCAGGATGTATCAGTAAGCTTAAGGGTAAAGAAAAGTAAATCTGAAGGAGGTGGGGATTATGGTAATTAGTAAGAAGATTTTCTCAAATAGGCATTATAAAACAGTACAATGAAATGCCAGAGGAGGCTGCAGAATCTGTTTCTCCAAGTCTCAGAAGCAGGAACAGCTTAGGGCATTCAGGCAGATAGATTACTGAGGAGACCGTGAACTCACAGGGTCACGTATTTCCCTGAGATATCATGATCAACCTCCCACAGCCCTCTAACCTATTATCTGACATTTTAAGCACCACACTCTTCCCAGGCCTACAATAATCTAACCACAAATATGACTAAGGTGCATCAAAATGGCACATTTTAATGGACTCCTCCCATCCTTGCCATAACATATCTCTTTCCCGACCTCATCTTTCCAGCCTAAAAATGTAATGTGGTAGCATTCACAGTCAGAGCAGCCACGAGCATGTTATTTCAGGAAGGAGTTCTTACACCACATTTTGACAACACAACAGCAGTGGGAAGAGTATTCAGACAATGAGAAAGCTGATTCAAGCGGTTTACATGAACACAGCGTTGACATTATGAGAGCATGCCACAGGAATAAAGCTCACTTCTTTCCGGGTTCACAGTACACACTTCTAATAAGTACTAACGATTTTTACACAGGCTTTTAGAGGAACTGGGTAATTTCTACACAGATACATCAGAGTTGGCCATGTCTTGCCAACCCTAAAAAAAGTACCAAACTCacaatatttttttatcatttcaggtTAAGCAATAACCCTCCCTTAGTAATAACTCGCTGCACTGATTTAACAAGGTCTATACTGGAAAACTGCCTATCTTGAAGAATCTTCCCAACTAGCATAATCCCATCTGCTTTGGATTacatatactttcttcttttctcagtgGAGGAGTTAACTGATAAGCCTACATAAACAGAAAATGCAGGAAAAATCAGTAGATTCCAACAACCCATCACTTATTGCCACAGTTAGAAATCGTCCTTCAGCTCGaggttctcttttcctttcctcgaTGAGTTTCTCCACAATACCTGGTCTGCAGTGAAGAGGGGCTCTTCATTAACGCAGGAGACGATGATTGAATGCATATCCAGCTGTTCTCTCAGCTCCTCATCGTCTGATGTATCAAAGAGCAAACTGTCACTTATCTAAAAGCAAAATAACCCACTGTTAAAAGCAGGACATTCTGATCACAACAAAGTCACAGTGTCTGGGTAAAGAGTCTTCCCTCGAAAGGGAGAAATGACTCCAATCACTGAGCGCTAGGCAGTGTACAAAGTGCTTTACGTATTCACCTCAAACACAAATGAGgggaatggaaaagaaacatgaaattgcCTGCATGAATGCTGCCTGCACCCCTACTGCCCAATACAGACACACACGTAGCTGCTTTTTCCATGGAGAAGAATGTTTTACACAGTATTTGTTAGGAAGTTGCAGGGAATGATAGAGACACCCAAAGGAGGCAACAGGCGGGTTTAGCAGCGAATGTTATTTAGTTAACAATCTAATAGTAAGAGTAGTAGATGTTAAAATTACACAGATGACATAAAGTTAACTACTTGCAAACTAACTTCTAATATTCGGGGTAAAAGATCAAGAATCACTCCCTGGCACTGTCCACAGGGGTCATACTTTGCCTTACAGTGGAACATCTctccttccaaaaataaaatctctctagGTTCCAAGAAGATCTTTCAACCTAACTGTGCTGGAAGTTTCTGTTTGCTTCACTGCCATTTTCCactctgctctgggcctcaggaGGCTAAAGTTTATGGCCTAAATCAAAGCACGCCGTTGACTTCAGGGcagtccctcctgcctccctagTTCCTCATACAGAAGCATCCGAAGTGTAAGGGTGAATCCAACCCACCCAGTAGGAAACCCGCAGTGAGAAGTGCAAGGAACCGCTGGTGGGCTGCCTTTCAGAACATCAGGCAGGGAGAGGAGCAACACCAGTGCTCCAGGGTCTTTCCCCCCACACACTGCAATTCCATGCTGCACCACGGTGATGACATGGCTCCCCATTCTATTCTTCCCGGACCATCGGCCTAGGAAAGGCCTGCACGTGGCCTTCAGCATACCATTGTGAAATTTCAGACCGTGtatgaaaaaaagaatctaaaagcttccagagagaggaaaaaaaaaacacattaaaaggatcaagAATCAAAAATGTCATTTGAACTCTCAACAGCAACCAAAGAAGCCAGAAAATGATCACTGTTATTTCCATGTTTCAATACATTCCACCCTAGAATCCTATCTCCAGCTAAACAAACAATTAGATGGGAGcttagaataaagacattttcaagtaTTCAAGTTCTCAAAGTATTTGGCCTCATACACCCTTTCTCAGACAGCTACTGCAAAATATGCTGCATTAAAACCAGGAGGAAAGCCAGAAAGGAAGCAGACATGGGATCTAACACAAGAAAGAGGTGAGGGCATTCTCATAATGAAAGTGAAGTAAAGATCCCAGAATGTTGTCTGTGACACTCAACGAGAGAGTGACCAGGTCAGATGAGAATGGTTATTGCACAGGACGTTAAGAAAAgcacaagaggaagagagacagacactaaCAGATTATCTGGTGTATGTCACTTACTAAAGTGAGTTTCAGGGCTCTGTTGAAGCTGAATCTGTGAGCTAATGGTAACTTAAATAAAACACAAGGCAATTATTaccctaagaaaaaaaattacaagaggaAATTTCTCATGATATACAGAAATGGGTCAACTGTGAACATTTAAACAGTCAatgtaaatgattaaaattaactTAACCAAATATCTTAATATAACTATATTGGAAagacaagggaagggaaagttTTGGTGATGGGGGTTGGAGAGAGGACTGAGAAAGACCTAAACCCTCATCCTCTGGATGTAAAGTAAATGGATAAAGTCtaaagttggaaagaaaaaaaaaaagcaactaaaatGGGAGAATGTTTGACTTCAAAATTATAGAAGTGGAGATGACATGTGCCTCGGTAGTCGTAAGGATATACGGATGATGGAGAGGAGACCTAACAATTATCCCCACAGGTCCTTAAATTTTAACACTTCCCAAAATCAATCTTCATTATAATCTGAGGaccacagatttatttttcccctcacaaagttttaattttgaagtgaCCCCTAAGGAAGAGGATCATCTTCTTCCTGTTTCTACTCTTGAAGATGAAAAGGTGCATACAACAACATTCCCTGTCCCTGAAAAAATGCTCatggcaggaggaggaagatggcaCAGGAGAGGTTCCTAAAGCAATGTGATTCCGAAGCCTTCTATCATCTAAGCATGTTCAAAACCGGCACTGGATTTAGAATCGTTTTCATAGCTATTGCCAAGATACACAAGTGATACCAGTAACCCATTAGAATAGATTTCCATAACAACAGAAATAATGATCCCAGATCATCTTTCCCGGGACTGAGCCAAGTCCATTCCCCACAGAGATGGCATATGTTAAGGGCTGGAACCCCTTTCGGGCTTTGAAAGCTAACCTTGGCTGTCATGGGTGTCATTATTCACTCTCCCATTCGGCATCactgtgtcttctctctgccaAGCGTTCCCATCACTCCTTCCTGTGCCAGGTTAGACACACAGCCGGTGGTTCTACTGCCCTGTATGAAACTGAAGCTGCTTCGGATGGAAAAAATGTGCCCATGTAAGAATTTGGAACGTACTAGTTGCCTTACTCCAGAAAAGACTCATCCAATTCAGAAGTGTGCCATCTTAAACATCTTAAAcctcaatgaaagaaaaatcaaaagctgAAATCTGGCAAATGGTGGTTTTCCTAAAGGTTTTCCTCAGCCTAATGCAAAAGAAATGTCTTCTCCCTtcgtcaaggaaaaaaaaaattcctatagATCTTGTTTTACAATTGGAATAAACTAAAGAATGCTTCCAAAAGGCAAATTTAACACGATTCAGTTACGGGAAGGATCGAGCACAGGTGGCAATGCTAAACAAGATAACTCAGGTTAAAAAAGATGTAATGATATGCTATCTAATGGAATAAAATGGTTGTTTCTTATACAGTTCCGCATTGCCCACTTGTTCTTAAGGAACTTAATGTGTGCCACTCCTTCCTGAGAAACAGagttctaatttctaatttcagttcTATTCATCAGACAGATAGATG from Neofelis nebulosa isolate mNeoNeb1 chromosome 9, mNeoNeb1.pri, whole genome shotgun sequence includes these protein-coding regions:
- the FEZ2 gene encoding fasciculation and elongation protein zeta-2 isoform X2 encodes the protein MAADGDWQDFYEFQEPARSLQDQENCNASPEAGAGPGGGGDGFPALACSLEEKLSLCFRPSGPGAEPPRAAVRPITERSLLQGDEIWNALTDNYGNVMPVDWKSSHTRTLHLLTLNLSEKGISDSLLFDTSDDEELREQLDMHSIIVSCVNEEPLFTADQVIEEIEEMMQESPDPEDDETPTQSDRLSMLSQEIQTLKRSSTSSYEERVKRLSVSELNELLEEIETAIKEYSEELVQQLALRDELEFEKEVKNSFISVLIEVQNKQKEHKETAKKKKKLKNGSSQNGKNERSHMPGTYLTTVIPYEKKNGPPSVEDLQILTKILRAMKEDSDKVPSLLTDYILKVLCPT